Genomic window (Tenrec ecaudatus isolate mTenEca1 chromosome 16, mTenEca1.hap1, whole genome shotgun sequence):
CGCGCTCCAGGTGGGGTTCAGCTCCACCATGCGCCCCTGTAGCTGTCCGCGGGCAGTCTGCTCGCCGCAGGCCAGGCACAGCACCCTGGAAACAAAGGAGCAGTCACTGGACGCCCGATGGCCTCTGATCCCCACCCATCCTGTCCTCAGTTCTTGGCGCTGTTTTTGctttctccccatttccccttccAAATGCCTGGGTGGGGATATGCAAATAGGGTCCCAGGACTCTCAGgaggggactggtcagttttaCAATCCCACTGTGTATAAAGTGAGTCTTCTCGGAAGCAGGAGGAGCGAACAGGAAGAAGCGCCCCAGCGGAGCATGTCTGAGATCTCTGTGGAGACACAGCCCCTGAGGCAGCAGACACCATGGAACAGAGACAAGCAGCAGGAAAGAGGCCGGCTTTGTAGAGGGGGTGAAGGTGGACACTATCACCGCTTCAGGAGCTTTGTGACACTCACTTCCCCGAGCCTGGCAGAGGCCAAAGGGCCGAGTGGCTCAGGGCGATGTGCCCACGGGCATCGCTGAGAAGAGGTGCTTCGGAAAAAGGACTGTATCTTAACATTTCAAGTCgactctggctcacagtgatcctataattCTATCAGAACTACCCCAAAGCAGTTGaaagaaaggggggtgggggaacaagATAAATCTTTCCACATCAAAAGGAAAATAGACTGCTAGTTACCAGAGCAGCAGTAGGCTGCAGGGTGCAGGCGGGCATGCTAACTCCTCAGGCGAGGGGAGGAGAATTGACTACAAGTGGgatattgaaataaaataaaggggGGGAGGGGTAACAGGGCAAGCCACTGTGAGCTTCGAGAAGCTGTTTTAAGCTGTGAAATGCAGAAAGGATGATCTGATATGTAAACCCCCCTCCACCCTACCCCAAGCACACCCAGACCTCATACACAATACAAAAGTTTGGCGgggaagacaaaaataaataaaaggcctGCCGGCATCTCCCCAGCATCCCCTGCGCATGCACAAGTGTCCCTTGCTCAGACCACGTGGCCCTGGCCCGACCTGTGCATGCACCCGTGGAGCTCCGTCAGGCGCCTGCTCCCCGCCTTCGTGTGCAAGGCGTCCACGTTCTGGGTCACCAGCCAGTACAGCTTGCCCAGTCGCTCCCAGTTGCTCAGCGCCCAGTGCGCGCGGTTGGGCTGGTGGGAGGAGAAGCACGGCCAGCCCACGAAGTTCCGGGCCCAGTAGAACTGGCGGATGGACGCACTCCGCAAGAAGTCCTTGTGCTGGATGGGCCTGCGGTTCGTGCGAGCGTACAGTCCCACGCCCTCCGACCGGTAGTCTGGGATGCCCGACTCCGTGGAGATGCCCGCCCCGGTCACCACGAGGACCCTCTTGGAAAGGCTGATAAAGCGCTGCAGCTCTTTGACCTTCTCCGGGTCCACAGGGGGACTTGAGGGTACAAATAACCCAGTGGATCCGTGCGCGCCCCGACTGCTGGGGCTTGGGGTGGTCCAGCGACCCGGCGCTGACCTGACAGTCCACCCAAAGCTCATCTTCATTCtaggagaaacaaaacaaaatgtatatgcc
Coding sequences:
- the SIRT4 gene encoding NAD-dependent protein lipoamidase sirtuin-4, mitochondrial is translated as MKMSFGWTVRSAPGRWTTPSPSSRGAHGSTGLFVPSSPPVDPEKVKELQRFISLSKRVLVVTGAGISTESGIPDYRSEGVGLYARTNRRPIQHKDFLRSASIRQFYWARNFVGWPCFSSHQPNRAHWALSNWERLGKLYWLVTQNVDALHTKAGSRRLTELHGCMHRVLCLACGEQTARGQLQGRMVELNPTWSAEAHGLAPDGDVFLTEEQVQSFQVPACARCGGPLKPDVVFYGDTVNPDKVNFVHQRVREADALLVVGSSLQVYSGYRFILTAQEKKLPIAILNIGPTRSDPLACLKLDARCGELLPLIDPH